The following proteins are encoded in a genomic region of Sorangiineae bacterium MSr12523:
- a CDS encoding DUF1259 domain-containing protein, whose product MIITRPLSQLALALALGLTGCAGGARDAHVVTETTGATAHDYSSVARVFGKQGKPFPGGLYKFEFPRTDLKLTVRGLELSSSLTHTTSFIFYPMKNDQVMVMADFVATETEAQAVMSKLSGTSVKMAAMHKHLLSEEPRVLWIHLMANGDQAEIARLVHGALAQTGALGAAPPKPVEHTVDTAKLDQILGGTGVMDAGVRHYLFPRKESMKMHGMPVPSTFGAMASLRFQPTGEGKAAINGDFAMLADEVQGVVDTLRAHGIEIAELHHHDLWDEPRLFYLHFWANDDAVKLARALRAALDKTNVGPT is encoded by the coding sequence ATGATCATCACGAGACCCCTCAGCCAGCTCGCGCTTGCCTTGGCACTCGGCCTGACGGGATGTGCAGGCGGCGCGCGCGATGCGCACGTCGTCACCGAAACCACGGGTGCGACCGCCCACGACTATTCGTCGGTTGCCCGCGTGTTCGGCAAACAAGGGAAACCGTTTCCGGGTGGCTTGTACAAGTTCGAATTCCCGCGCACCGATTTGAAATTGACCGTGCGCGGGCTCGAATTGTCCTCGTCTCTCACCCATACGACGTCGTTCATCTTCTATCCGATGAAGAACGACCAGGTCATGGTGATGGCGGACTTCGTGGCCACGGAAACCGAGGCGCAGGCCGTGATGAGCAAACTCTCGGGCACCTCCGTCAAGATGGCCGCGATGCACAAGCATCTGCTCAGCGAAGAGCCGCGCGTGCTCTGGATTCATCTCATGGCCAATGGTGATCAAGCAGAGATTGCGCGCTTGGTGCATGGGGCGCTCGCGCAAACGGGGGCTTTGGGCGCGGCGCCGCCGAAGCCGGTGGAGCACACCGTGGATACGGCGAAGCTCGATCAAATTCTGGGTGGCACCGGCGTGATGGATGCGGGGGTGCGGCATTACCTCTTTCCGCGCAAAGAGAGCATGAAAATGCACGGAATGCCGGTGCCGTCCACGTTTGGCGCGATGGCGTCACTTCGCTTTCAGCCCACGGGCGAGGGCAAGGCGGCCATCAATGGCGACTTTGCGATGCTCGCCGACGAGGTGCAAGGCGTCGTCGATACCTTGCGCGCCCACGGAATCGAGATTGCGGAGTTGCACCATCACGATTTGTGGGACGAGCCGCGCCTCTTCTATTTGCATTTTTGGGCCAACGACGACGCGGTCAAGCTGGCGCGTGCACTGCGGGCTGCGCTCGATAAGACCAACGTCGGCCCCACGTGA
- a CDS encoding TauD/TfdA family dioxygenase codes for MTTTYDTHSVEQVTPFGVMIRARGPERHPSELAIGPLRELARKHHLLVLRDFLPFDDADAFAEYCARWGEVSIWPFGKVLELIEQDDPQDHIFDNNYVPLHWDGMYRPQVPEFQVFHCVRAPLAGQGGRTTFSNTVLALERAPLATRELWKRVTGIYHRKMEFYDSKTISPVVTAHPDRGFPVIRYNEPADANDESFVNHPNLEFTGVFADELLEFHRSLQAALRAPENYYAHAWQAGDIVVSDNYTLLHGREAFVSRAPRHLQRVHVLGDPPLNNPGLVSYQ; via the coding sequence ATGACCACGACGTACGATACGCATTCCGTAGAGCAGGTCACACCCTTCGGCGTGATGATTCGCGCCCGCGGCCCCGAACGCCACCCGTCGGAACTTGCCATTGGCCCGCTCCGCGAGCTTGCGCGAAAGCACCATTTGCTCGTGCTTCGCGATTTCCTCCCCTTCGACGATGCCGATGCCTTTGCCGAGTACTGCGCCCGGTGGGGTGAGGTGAGCATCTGGCCCTTTGGCAAGGTGCTCGAGCTCATCGAGCAGGACGATCCGCAAGACCATATCTTCGACAACAACTACGTCCCGCTGCACTGGGACGGAATGTACCGGCCGCAGGTGCCCGAATTTCAAGTCTTCCACTGCGTGCGCGCGCCGCTGGCGGGCCAAGGCGGGCGAACCACCTTTTCCAACACCGTGCTTGCGCTCGAGCGTGCGCCGCTCGCCACGCGCGAACTCTGGAAAAGAGTGACGGGCATCTACCACCGAAAAATGGAATTTTACGATAGCAAAACCATCTCGCCGGTCGTGACGGCCCACCCCGACCGCGGATTCCCGGTCATTCGCTACAACGAGCCGGCCGACGCGAACGATGAGAGCTTCGTCAACCACCCGAATCTCGAATTCACCGGTGTCTTCGCCGACGAACTCCTCGAATTCCACCGCAGCCTGCAGGCCGCCCTCCGTGCGCCGGAAAACTACTATGCGCACGCCTGGCAAGCGGGCGATATCGTCGTCTCCGACAATTACACCTTGCTGCACGGGCGAGAGGCCTTCGTTTCCCGTGCCCCTCGCCACCTCCAGCGCGTGCACGTGTTGGGGGATCCTCCGCTGAACAACCCTGGCCTGGTGTCGTACCAATGA
- a CDS encoding DUF5829 family protein: MIRETLALGILSSLGLLAACASREPPPARPPASATSAPVVASSKVRLNHVLGQFDEETVTAISKSPFITETFAGTNLSTTQADGRSWTGFYVTGRETYVEFFGPSPKQRTGEGGIGLGVDKIGELDAMVNRVRSSNTPIRVRTLNLTKSDGTEIPWFKSAKLLPERDDTWLECWVMEYLPDFMSLKKFAAFRSGPEDITRATFNAKGYHPERLLRDVRGAHFLTPARERDEFAESLTAYGWTVTRTGDDVTALNDGVELRVTADPVRRGLVELRFALTRPTNHETMTLGHSTLEVGPDAAAVWRFAPTRDEK, from the coding sequence ATGATTCGTGAAACACTCGCCCTTGGGATCCTGAGCTCACTTGGCCTTTTGGCCGCATGCGCCTCCCGCGAACCTCCTCCCGCGCGCCCACCCGCATCGGCAACATCGGCGCCCGTCGTTGCTAGTTCCAAGGTGCGGCTCAATCACGTTCTCGGCCAGTTCGACGAGGAGACGGTGACCGCGATCTCGAAGAGCCCCTTCATCACGGAAACCTTTGCCGGCACCAACCTTTCGACGACGCAGGCCGATGGCCGTTCCTGGACGGGGTTCTATGTAACGGGGCGCGAGACGTACGTCGAATTCTTCGGACCGTCACCGAAACAGAGGACGGGCGAGGGCGGTATCGGTCTGGGCGTCGACAAGATCGGCGAATTGGATGCCATGGTGAACAGGGTTCGTTCTTCGAACACACCGATCCGCGTGCGCACGCTGAACCTCACCAAGTCGGACGGAACCGAAATCCCTTGGTTCAAATCCGCAAAGCTGCTGCCTGAGCGCGACGACACCTGGTTGGAATGTTGGGTCATGGAGTACCTGCCCGATTTCATGTCCTTGAAGAAGTTCGCCGCCTTTCGCAGCGGGCCCGAGGACATCACGCGTGCGACCTTCAACGCCAAGGGATACCATCCGGAACGCCTGCTCCGAGACGTGCGCGGTGCGCATTTTCTCACGCCCGCCCGCGAACGCGACGAGTTCGCCGAGTCACTCACCGCTTACGGGTGGACGGTGACTCGCACGGGTGACGACGTCACTGCCCTCAACGATGGCGTCGAGTTGCGCGTGACCGCTGACCCGGTGCGTCGCGGCCTGGTCGAGCTGCGCTTTGCCCTCACGCGGCCGACGAACCACGAGACGATGACGCTCGGTCATTCGACGCTCGAGGTTGGGCCGGATGCCGCCGCGGTTTGGCGCTTTGCGCCCACCCGTGACGAAAAATAA
- a CDS encoding isocyanide synthase family protein encodes MHTTQTCYGTRPSTGLDIAAPEEAWKLGTQLLMHVMRARRVPATGVSCGDSPCAECLAPHLARVVTAVARREPVSFVLPAFPGKSPNPSKVLGPMPDMAEQRSLEFLATLCERIQREYAPGARVILCSDGRVFNDIVGIRDVDITGYQHELSAMMARISTSSLATFNLDQVFEGLSFESMRERLMLEYGESLEALRNAVRAGGEPHRLYCGITRFLVEDATRPDGTASRSALQRECRRRAYEVIRRSQAWGRLLEAHFPQSVRLSIHPQTCGSEKLGIHMMETADSWLTPWHGVAVDMGGRFVLLKRIEAEALGARVVAREGRASHYELTGAS; translated from the coding sequence ATGCACACGACCCAAACGTGTTACGGCACCCGTCCATCGACAGGGCTCGACATCGCTGCACCCGAGGAAGCCTGGAAACTCGGCACGCAACTCTTGATGCACGTCATGCGCGCTCGCCGCGTGCCCGCAACTGGCGTTAGCTGCGGCGATTCGCCGTGCGCCGAGTGCCTTGCTCCGCATCTTGCCCGCGTCGTCACAGCGGTTGCGCGCCGCGAGCCTGTCTCCTTCGTATTGCCTGCATTCCCGGGCAAATCTCCCAATCCGTCCAAAGTGCTCGGCCCCATGCCCGACATGGCCGAACAGCGCTCGCTCGAGTTCCTTGCGACGCTCTGCGAGCGCATCCAGCGCGAATATGCGCCCGGCGCACGTGTCATCCTCTGCTCCGATGGCCGTGTCTTCAATGACATCGTCGGGATACGCGACGTCGATATTACCGGCTACCAGCACGAGCTGTCGGCCATGATGGCCCGCATTTCGACATCGTCGTTGGCGACGTTCAACCTCGATCAAGTCTTCGAAGGTCTCTCCTTCGAGAGCATGCGCGAGCGGCTCATGCTCGAATACGGCGAATCGCTGGAAGCCCTGCGCAACGCGGTTCGCGCCGGGGGGGAGCCGCACCGCCTCTATTGCGGAATCACGCGATTCCTCGTCGAGGATGCCACGCGGCCCGACGGCACCGCCTCACGCAGCGCCTTGCAGCGCGAATGCCGCCGCCGCGCCTACGAGGTCATTCGCCGCAGCCAAGCGTGGGGTCGCCTGCTCGAGGCGCACTTTCCGCAATCGGTTCGGCTGTCGATTCACCCGCAGACGTGCGGCAGCGAAAAACTCGGAATTCACATGATGGAAACGGCCGACAGCTGGCTTACTCCTTGGCACGGTGTGGCGGTCGACATGGGCGGGCGGTTCGTCTTGCTCAAACGCATCGAGGCCGAGGCCCTGGGGGCCCGCGTCGTTGCCCGCGAAGGGCGCGCCAGCCATTACGAATTGACGGGTGCATCATGA
- a CDS encoding LysR family transcriptional regulator: MLPSATELKYFLEIAKTSNLSRAAVRLGITQPALTQAMKKLEASVGSKLLLRTRTGVQLTKAGERTAGRAAHLLEMWESVQAAAKADDTEVKGRYRLGCHPSVGAYMLPKFFSDLTAQAPGIEIQLAHDLSRRITEAVIDFRVDLAFVVNPVVHPDLVLKKLGTDVVTVFEVERGRYEHDLFGDPELLQTQYVLKKLGARSLHIRRFIGCPSLEVIRALVSSGAGFGILPSRVARCGPGMRLCSVPSMPSFHDEIYLIYRNEVLASRAGKALVAIASTALTG; the protein is encoded by the coding sequence ATGCTGCCGAGTGCTACGGAGTTAAAGTACTTTCTCGAAATTGCCAAGACCTCGAATCTATCGCGGGCCGCCGTGAGGCTGGGAATTACACAGCCGGCGCTCACCCAGGCGATGAAGAAGCTCGAGGCTTCGGTGGGCTCGAAGTTGCTCTTGCGCACACGCACCGGCGTGCAGCTGACCAAGGCCGGGGAACGGACGGCCGGACGCGCCGCTCATTTGCTCGAAATGTGGGAGTCCGTGCAGGCGGCGGCGAAGGCCGATGATACGGAGGTCAAAGGCCGTTATCGGCTTGGATGCCACCCCTCGGTCGGGGCCTACATGTTGCCGAAATTCTTCAGCGATCTTACCGCGCAAGCCCCCGGCATCGAGATCCAATTGGCCCACGATCTTTCCCGCCGGATCACCGAAGCGGTCATCGACTTTCGCGTCGACCTGGCGTTCGTGGTCAATCCCGTGGTGCACCCCGATCTCGTGCTCAAAAAGCTCGGCACCGACGTGGTGACCGTGTTCGAGGTCGAACGAGGGCGTTACGAGCACGATCTCTTTGGAGATCCCGAGCTTTTGCAGACGCAATACGTCTTGAAAAAACTTGGGGCGCGTTCTCTCCACATCCGACGTTTCATCGGATGCCCAAGCTTGGAAGTGATTCGCGCGCTCGTTTCTTCCGGCGCGGGATTCGGTATTCTGCCGTCTCGTGTGGCGCGATGTGGGCCTGGCATGCGTCTCTGCAGCGTCCCATCCATGCCGAGTTTTCACGACGAGATATATCTCATTTACCGCAACGAAGTACTGGCCTCCCGCGCGGGTAAAGCGTTGGTGGCCATTGCTTCGACGGCGCTCACGGGTTGA
- a CDS encoding prolyl oligopeptidase family serine peptidase encodes MRASIVVTVLVSAAAACAPRSNTSSAKVSPAAAAPTATTNSASARSGVVETFHGVSVADPFRWLEDGNDPAVLDWANAEDRQARALLQAVPERPALAGELERISRNSEWLDVPIKKGGRYYYARRDAPHERGTYFEYDPATKKETALVDLDRLDPNEQLIAMWWRVSHNGRYVIFCMSNKGGDALEGRVFDVRARAWLPDRVGNMRHSYPVWDTNEKGFYYTWSPNHLDLSPEKRAAQSRIQYHLLRTAADADTIVKEPHHEDGVLEVPGLSDDGRWLIASRWYGTTKNAYTVFDRASKHGVWKPFTPDRDAQYSSDHRGNLLYVVTTEDAPRRRMLLADMLHPERDRWREIVHQREDASITHFGLFEKHMAIEYRKGGENEYAIHRLDGTYVRNVQPPGVGSLSGLIVPPPYNEGTVAFASYTQPMTPYVMRSPSFALERFPLAKERASDSAYITEKVLYTSPDGTRGPIFVVRAKSTPRNQPAPLILHAYGAFGITLEPGYRKGIEAWLDRGGIYAEAMIRGGGEFGDEWHRAGMRQKRANVYADFIAASEQLVHDHWTTPSQFVIRGKSAGGLLTTVAMTERPDLYAGVIAEVPCTDMVRYRIGGYGPLWTAEFGDPEKSDEFAALLRYSPYHNVKSGVRYPWVLVTASTDDDRLNPMHGRKFVAALHAAAPAATVLYRLERDAAHGGATTATHWVQSEADIYTFARAAITAHAAVQ; translated from the coding sequence ATGAGAGCGTCCATCGTCGTCACTGTGCTCGTTTCCGCTGCGGCGGCGTGCGCGCCGCGTTCAAACACATCGTCCGCCAAGGTAAGCCCAGCGGCCGCAGCCCCCACCGCCACGACGAACTCCGCCAGTGCGCGCTCAGGGGTCGTCGAAACTTTTCACGGTGTTTCGGTGGCGGACCCGTTTCGCTGGCTCGAGGACGGCAACGACCCCGCCGTTCTCGACTGGGCCAATGCCGAGGATCGCCAAGCCCGGGCGCTCCTGCAGGCGGTCCCGGAGCGCCCCGCGCTGGCGGGCGAGCTGGAAAGAATCAGCCGAAACTCCGAATGGCTCGATGTGCCGATCAAAAAGGGCGGCCGCTACTATTATGCCCGGCGCGACGCCCCACACGAGCGGGGCACCTATTTCGAATACGATCCGGCGACCAAGAAAGAGACGGCCCTGGTCGATTTGGATCGGCTCGACCCGAACGAGCAGCTCATTGCGATGTGGTGGAGAGTCTCCCACAACGGGCGCTACGTCATCTTTTGCATGAGCAACAAAGGCGGCGATGCCTTGGAAGGCCGCGTGTTCGACGTACGTGCCCGAGCATGGCTGCCCGATCGCGTAGGCAACATGCGGCATTCGTACCCCGTTTGGGATACCAATGAAAAAGGCTTCTATTACACGTGGTCGCCGAACCACCTCGATCTTTCACCCGAAAAACGCGCGGCTCAATCCCGCATTCAATATCACCTTTTGCGAACCGCCGCAGACGCGGACACCATCGTCAAGGAGCCACACCATGAAGACGGCGTCCTCGAGGTCCCCGGTCTATCCGACGATGGCCGCTGGTTGATCGCTTCGCGCTGGTACGGGACGACGAAGAACGCCTACACGGTATTCGACCGGGCGTCGAAACATGGCGTGTGGAAACCCTTCACACCGGATCGTGATGCGCAGTACAGCAGCGATCATCGCGGGAACCTCCTGTACGTCGTGACCACGGAAGACGCTCCGCGGAGGCGCATGCTCCTCGCGGACATGCTGCACCCCGAACGTGACCGGTGGCGCGAGATCGTGCATCAGCGCGAGGATGCGTCGATAACGCATTTCGGGTTGTTCGAAAAGCATATGGCCATCGAATACAGGAAGGGCGGCGAGAACGAGTACGCCATTCATCGTCTCGACGGCACCTACGTTCGCAACGTCCAGCCGCCCGGAGTAGGTTCCCTTTCGGGGCTGATCGTGCCCCCTCCCTATAATGAGGGAACGGTGGCCTTTGCAAGCTACACGCAACCCATGACGCCGTACGTGATGCGCTCTCCAAGCTTCGCGCTGGAACGGTTTCCCTTGGCGAAAGAGCGCGCCTCGGACAGCGCATACATCACGGAAAAAGTCCTCTACACGTCGCCCGACGGAACGCGAGGCCCCATCTTCGTGGTCCGCGCCAAGTCGACTCCGCGAAACCAGCCAGCCCCGCTGATTCTCCATGCCTACGGCGCGTTTGGCATCACACTCGAACCAGGGTATCGAAAAGGCATCGAGGCCTGGCTCGACCGAGGTGGAATTTACGCCGAAGCCATGATTCGCGGCGGAGGCGAGTTCGGCGACGAATGGCACCGCGCCGGCATGAGGCAAAAACGCGCAAACGTCTATGCCGATTTCATTGCCGCTTCCGAGCAATTGGTTCACGACCACTGGACCACGCCCTCGCAATTCGTCATTCGAGGCAAGTCCGCAGGTGGACTCTTGACCACCGTTGCCATGACGGAACGTCCAGACCTCTACGCGGGCGTCATCGCCGAGGTACCGTGCACGGACATGGTCCGCTACCGCATCGGCGGTTACGGTCCTCTCTGGACCGCAGAATTCGGTGACCCAGAAAAATCCGACGAATTCGCCGCACTCCTACGTTATTCGCCCTACCATAACGTGAAATCTGGAGTCCGATATCCGTGGGTTCTCGTCACGGCCAGCACCGACGACGACCGCCTCAATCCCATGCACGGCCGCAAGTTCGTCGCCGCCCTGCACGCAGCCGCCCCCGCCGCCACCGTTCTCTACCGCCTCGAACGAGACGCCGCCCACGGAGGCGCCACCACCGCCACCCACTGGGTCCAAAGCGAAGCCGATATCTACACCTTCGCCCGCGCCGCCATCACCGCCCACGCCGCCGTTCAATGA
- a CDS encoding multidrug effflux MFS transporter, translated as MGRVNLLVLLGALSALGPLTIDLNLPAFPAMAADFGASAAHIQLTLTACLAGLALGQAMGGPLSDRYGRRGPLLAGLAGYVLVSALCPLAGSVAWLVVLRFAQGASAAVGIVIARAIVRDTHSGKAAVRAFSILVMVLGVAPIVAPIVGAQLLRITSWRGVFAVFVIYGLVASAAVAKGLPPLPAPQPTGLRRTLGTFRSLLGDRTYATYLAAVSLTMGAFFSYLSASSFVLQKGFHLSAQQYSLAFAVNACGLLGTGQFNRHLVQRIPATRLLRYGLTTTAVGAGTLLVAATSGAGLPFVLAGMFIIVCSVSMVIPNATALAMENYPHAAGSASALLGVFQFLSGAIVAPIAGLGRDGTPLPMAITAVTCGAGALAIVTKNQREKV; from the coding sequence GTGGGTCGCGTAAACCTTCTCGTCCTTCTGGGGGCGCTGTCGGCCCTGGGGCCGCTCACCATCGATTTGAACCTTCCCGCGTTCCCCGCCATGGCCGCGGATTTCGGGGCGAGTGCCGCGCACATTCAACTCACCTTGACGGCCTGCTTGGCGGGTTTGGCCCTGGGGCAAGCGATGGGCGGCCCGCTGAGCGATCGCTATGGCCGCCGGGGGCCGCTCCTCGCGGGGCTTGCGGGGTATGTGCTCGTTTCCGCTCTCTGTCCTTTGGCCGGCTCCGTGGCGTGGCTCGTGGTCCTTCGCTTCGCGCAAGGTGCCTCCGCGGCCGTGGGCATCGTGATTGCGCGCGCCATCGTGCGCGATACCCACTCGGGAAAGGCGGCCGTGCGTGCGTTTTCCATTCTTGTCATGGTCCTGGGCGTCGCACCGATCGTGGCGCCCATCGTTGGTGCCCAGCTATTGCGAATTACCTCCTGGCGGGGCGTATTCGCCGTATTTGTCATTTATGGCTTGGTGGCGTCTGCGGCGGTTGCCAAAGGTCTCCCGCCGTTGCCTGCGCCCCAGCCGACGGGCCTTCGTCGAACTTTGGGGACCTTCCGCTCACTCCTCGGCGATCGTACCTATGCGACTTACCTGGCGGCGGTGAGTCTGACCATGGGGGCGTTCTTTTCATATTTGTCGGCATCGTCGTTCGTGCTCCAAAAAGGGTTTCACCTGTCGGCGCAACAATACAGCCTGGCCTTTGCCGTCAACGCGTGTGGTCTCCTGGGCACGGGGCAATTCAATCGGCACCTCGTGCAGCGCATTCCGGCGACCCGCCTGCTGCGCTACGGATTGACCACCACCGCCGTCGGGGCCGGGACGCTTCTCGTGGCGGCCACCAGCGGCGCGGGGCTGCCGTTCGTGCTGGCCGGCATGTTCATCATCGTGTGCAGCGTGAGCATGGTGATACCCAACGCCACGGCGCTGGCCATGGAGAATTATCCCCATGCGGCGGGCAGCGCATCGGCGCTTCTCGGCGTTTTTCAGTTTCTTTCCGGCGCAATCGTCGCCCCCATCGCCGGGCTCGGTCGCGATGGAACTCCGCTACCCATGGCCATCACCGCGGTCACTTGCGGCGCCGGTGCACTGGCCATCGTCACGAAAAACCAACGGGAGAAAGTATGA
- a CDS encoding 4-hydroxyphenylacetate 3-hydroxylase family protein: protein MNHLLTGEEYLESLRDARNVYVNGEKVSDVTKHPAFRNAARSIARMYDALHDPATSDALTGIDAFGTRTHKFFKPSRSSQDLVEAREAIAIWSRMGYGFLGRTPDYKAAFMAGLAVNADYYGPFAKNAVAWYREFTERALYLNHVIINPPIDRKRPIHDMEDVFIRVVRETDAGIVVSGAKMLATGSAITHASFVAPVASAVLESGKAEDFATVFFVRMDNPRAHLLCRTPYARSAPFDQPLASRFDENDAVLVLDEAFIPWEDVLVYRDIERSTGFYAKSGFANLYNFQSGIRLATKLDLMTGLLSRGAKVNGTDVFRGVQAAIGELISMRDMVWGLTTAMAYDPEPNAGGTVVPKLEYASAMRVHNAQIWDRVHALFETHLGGAPLVVPSSHRDLQNPELRPLIDRYYRGSDTSALERIKLFKLVWDAVGTEFGGRHELYERNYSGNGEQVRLDALKWATRRGSIQRCEAFVQECMDDYDLQGWTRGPWVA from the coding sequence ATGAATCACTTGTTGACCGGCGAGGAATACCTCGAAAGCCTCCGCGATGCCCGCAATGTCTACGTGAATGGCGAGAAGGTCTCGGATGTCACCAAACACCCCGCCTTTCGCAATGCGGCGCGTTCCATTGCCCGGATGTACGATGCGCTGCACGATCCCGCCACGTCCGATGCGCTCACGGGCATCGACGCGTTCGGGACGCGGACGCACAAGTTTTTCAAGCCGAGTCGCAGCAGCCAAGACCTCGTGGAGGCGCGGGAGGCCATCGCGATCTGGTCGCGTATGGGCTACGGATTTCTCGGCCGGACCCCCGATTACAAAGCGGCGTTCATGGCCGGCTTGGCGGTCAATGCAGATTACTACGGGCCCTTCGCCAAAAACGCCGTGGCCTGGTACCGCGAATTCACCGAGCGGGCGCTGTACCTCAATCATGTGATCATCAATCCGCCCATCGACCGAAAACGCCCCATCCACGACATGGAGGACGTCTTCATTCGGGTCGTGCGCGAGACCGATGCCGGCATCGTGGTGAGCGGCGCGAAAATGCTGGCCACCGGCTCCGCCATCACCCACGCGAGCTTCGTCGCCCCGGTGGCCTCCGCGGTGCTCGAATCGGGCAAGGCCGAAGACTTTGCCACGGTGTTCTTCGTCCGCATGGACAACCCACGGGCGCACCTGTTGTGCCGAACTCCGTACGCGCGCAGTGCGCCCTTCGACCAGCCGCTGGCCAGCCGCTTCGACGAAAACGATGCCGTTCTCGTCTTGGACGAGGCGTTCATCCCCTGGGAGGACGTCCTCGTGTACCGCGACATCGAGCGGTCGACCGGGTTCTACGCCAAATCGGGTTTTGCCAATCTGTACAATTTTCAATCCGGCATTCGATTGGCCACCAAGCTCGATCTCATGACCGGGCTTCTCTCGCGGGGCGCAAAGGTCAATGGCACCGACGTCTTTCGCGGTGTGCAAGCGGCCATCGGAGAGCTCATCTCCATGCGCGACATGGTGTGGGGCCTCACCACCGCCATGGCCTACGATCCCGAGCCGAACGCCGGCGGCACCGTGGTGCCCAAGCTCGAATATGCGTCGGCCATGCGCGTGCACAATGCACAGATCTGGGACCGCGTGCACGCGCTCTTCGAGACCCACCTCGGCGGTGCGCCGCTGGTCGTTCCATCCAGCCACCGCGATCTGCAAAATCCCGAGCTTCGCCCGCTCATCGACCGCTATTACCGCGGCTCCGACACGAGCGCGCTCGAGCGCATCAAGCTGTTCAAGTTGGTGTGGGACGCCGTCGGCACGGAGTTCGGCGGGCGCCACGAGCTGTACGAGCGCAACTACTCGGGCAACGGCGAGCAAGTTCGACTGGACGCCCTCAAGTGGGCCACACGGCGGGGATCCATCCAGCGTTGCGAAGCCTTCGTGCAAGAGTGCATGGACGACTACGATCTCCAAGGTTGGACGCGCGGACCGTGGGTCGCGTAA
- a CDS encoding amidohydrolase family protein has translation MGRRVLGAFGVVAMAIGAFCLWPTKPPCVHVTGHRALHFRGGRVFDGDRVLTGSDVLVVDGSIAALGEISCIDEGDAEVEEVDARGHTLLPGLIDAHTHRSASEESLAEAIAFGVTTEMDMAGSRPARLAEMRAQDNPQWADAFGAGVRVTAPGGHGTEFGNRGPTLARAEDADAFVEARVREGSSFIKLIISSELPTLNEEKARAVVDAAHARGRRVVSHVNFRVDAEVAVAAGVDGLAHVFIDRFNGRFRNGKAVGWDRAAVQRLVEEMGRRHIFVVPTLSVLQGTCGLAPGKAVLNDPRLAPRLGERAKHVLAAEAWAVDSDRDCFAHVLESVSMLHGAGVPILAGTDAGNAGVTHGASLHGEMELLVKAGLSPIEALRAATSVPAASFDAIADRGHIAVGARADLLLVAGDPTEDILATRAIARVYKHGVRAH, from the coding sequence ATGGGTCGAAGGGTTTTGGGCGCATTCGGCGTAGTTGCCATGGCCATCGGGGCTTTTTGCCTTTGGCCGACCAAGCCGCCCTGTGTTCACGTCACCGGCCATCGTGCGCTTCATTTTCGCGGCGGCCGCGTTTTCGACGGCGACCGCGTGCTTACGGGCAGTGACGTTCTCGTCGTGGACGGGAGCATTGCCGCGCTCGGGGAAATCTCGTGCATCGACGAGGGAGACGCGGAGGTGGAGGAGGTGGACGCCCGAGGTCACACGCTTTTGCCGGGTCTCATCGATGCGCATACGCACCGGAGTGCGAGTGAAGAGTCACTCGCCGAGGCCATTGCTTTTGGCGTCACGACGGAAATGGACATGGCCGGTTCCCGTCCGGCTCGGCTTGCCGAGATGCGCGCACAGGACAATCCGCAATGGGCCGATGCCTTCGGGGCGGGCGTCCGGGTGACGGCCCCGGGAGGTCACGGGACCGAGTTTGGGAATCGGGGTCCCACGCTCGCGCGTGCCGAAGATGCGGACGCCTTCGTCGAGGCCCGCGTGCGCGAGGGGTCGTCGTTCATCAAGTTGATCATCTCGAGCGAATTGCCGACCTTGAACGAGGAGAAGGCCCGCGCCGTCGTTGACGCCGCCCACGCCCGCGGTCGGCGGGTTGTCAGCCACGTCAACTTCCGCGTCGACGCCGAGGTGGCCGTGGCCGCAGGTGTCGACGGGCTGGCCCACGTGTTCATCGATCGGTTCAATGGGCGATTTCGGAACGGTAAGGCGGTGGGCTGGGATCGCGCGGCGGTGCAGCGCCTCGTGGAGGAAATGGGGCGCCGGCACATCTTCGTCGTTCCGACGCTCAGCGTGCTGCAGGGCACGTGCGGGCTGGCGCCGGGCAAGGCGGTTTTGAACGATCCGCGGCTGGCGCCTCGTCTGGGTGAGCGCGCAAAACACGTTCTGGCCGCCGAAGCATGGGCGGTCGATTCGGACCGCGATTGCTTCGCCCACGTGCTGGAATCCGTTTCGATGCTACACGGCGCGGGGGTGCCCATCCTCGCCGGCACCGACGCGGGAAACGCCGGCGTCACCCACGGCGCCAGTCTGCACGGCGAAATGGAGCTGCTCGTCAAAGCGGGCCTATCGCCCATCGAAGCGCTGCGCGCGGCCACCTCCGTCCCCGCCGCCTCGTTCGATGCGATCGCCGACCGCGGCCACATCGCCGTGGGCGCCCGCGCCGATCTGCTCCTGGTCGCGGGAGACCCCACCGAGGACATTTTGGCCACCCGCGCGATCGCCCGCGTCTACAAACATGGTGTGCGCGCTCATTGA